A portion of the Leifsonia sp. EB41 genome contains these proteins:
- a CDS encoding DNA-3-methyladenine glycosylase: MTLYRPGRDVFTASALEVAPKLLGAVLRHETEEGVVAIRISEVEAYVGDGVDPGSHSFRGRTKRNAVMYGGPGHLYTYFTYGMHVCANVVCSPEGESSAVLLRAGEVVEGADLAAHRRGGPTGRAIPARDLARGPARFVVAAGILLSENGSDVFAPPFDLLLPSAQPPYETGPRTGVSGAGGSITFPWRYWLPGDPTVSPYKRHPKSHA; this comes from the coding sequence GTGACGCTCTACCGGCCCGGGCGCGACGTGTTCACCGCGTCGGCGCTGGAGGTCGCCCCGAAGCTGCTCGGCGCGGTGCTCCGCCACGAGACGGAGGAGGGCGTCGTCGCGATCCGCATCAGCGAGGTGGAGGCCTACGTCGGCGACGGCGTCGACCCCGGCTCGCACTCGTTCCGCGGCCGCACCAAGCGCAACGCGGTGATGTACGGCGGCCCCGGTCACCTGTACACGTACTTCACGTACGGGATGCACGTCTGCGCGAACGTCGTGTGCTCGCCCGAGGGGGAGTCGTCGGCGGTGCTGCTGCGGGCGGGGGAGGTCGTGGAGGGCGCCGACCTGGCTGCGCACCGGCGCGGCGGTCCGACCGGCCGGGCCATCCCGGCGCGCGACCTGGCACGCGGGCCCGCGCGCTTCGTCGTCGCGGCAGGCATCCTGCTGTCCGAGAACGGCTCCGACGTGTTCGCTCCGCCGTTCGACCTCCTGCTGCCCAGTGCGCAGCCGCCGTACGAGACCGGTCCGCGCACGGGCGTCTCGGGCGCCGGAGGCAGCATCACGTTCCCCTGGCGCTACTGGCTCCCCGGCGACCCCACCGTCTCCCCATACAAGCGCCACCCCAAATCCCACGCCTGA
- the argH gene encoding argininosuccinate lyase, with amino-acid sequence MTADTTDGVGKTDEGKLWGARFAGGPSPELAALSKSTHFDWALASYDIAGSRAHARALAAAGYLDDVELAGMLGALDVLEADVISGSFAAAESDEDVHGALERGLIERAGADLGGKLRAGRSRNDQIATLVRLYLRDHAGIIAERLIALIDAIAAQADAHPAAIMPGRTHLQHAQPVLLAHHLLAHCWPLVRDLERLADWDRRANVSPYGSGALAGSTLGLDPLLVARELGFATSSENSIDGTAARDVVAEFAFVAAQIGVDVSRFAEEIILWNTREFGFVTLDDSYSTGSSIMPQKKNPDIAELARGKAGRLIGNLTGLLTTLKGLPLAYNRDLQEDKEPVFDSVQTLEVVLPAFAGMVATLRFHTDRMAELAPQGFSLATDVAEWLVKQHVPFRNAHEITGSLVKFAEDNGLELSDLTDEQLAAVSPLLTPEVRSVLTVDGSVASRTGAGGTAPDRVADQLAALTERVRALTRALVATRRDLG; translated from the coding sequence ATGACCGCGGACACCACAGACGGCGTCGGCAAGACCGACGAGGGCAAGCTCTGGGGCGCGCGCTTCGCGGGCGGTCCCTCGCCCGAGCTGGCCGCGCTGAGCAAGTCCACCCACTTCGACTGGGCGCTCGCGTCCTACGACATCGCGGGCTCCCGCGCCCACGCCCGCGCGCTCGCGGCGGCGGGCTATCTGGACGACGTCGAGCTGGCCGGGATGCTCGGCGCCCTCGATGTCCTGGAGGCCGACGTGATCTCCGGGTCCTTCGCCGCCGCCGAGAGCGACGAGGACGTCCACGGCGCCCTGGAGCGCGGCCTGATCGAGCGCGCGGGCGCAGACCTCGGCGGCAAGCTGCGCGCCGGCCGGAGCCGCAACGACCAGATCGCGACGCTCGTCCGGCTCTACCTGCGCGACCACGCCGGCATCATCGCCGAGCGCCTGATCGCGCTCATCGACGCGATCGCCGCGCAGGCGGACGCGCATCCCGCCGCGATCATGCCCGGCCGCACCCACCTCCAGCACGCGCAGCCCGTCCTGCTCGCCCACCACCTGCTCGCGCACTGCTGGCCGCTGGTGCGCGACCTGGAGCGGCTCGCGGACTGGGACCGGCGCGCGAACGTCTCGCCGTACGGCTCCGGCGCGCTCGCCGGCTCCACCCTCGGGCTCGACCCGCTGCTGGTCGCCAGGGAGCTCGGCTTCGCCACCAGCTCGGAGAACTCGATCGACGGAACCGCCGCGCGCGACGTCGTGGCCGAGTTCGCCTTCGTCGCCGCGCAGATCGGCGTGGACGTGTCGCGCTTCGCCGAGGAGATCATCCTCTGGAACACGCGCGAGTTCGGCTTCGTGACACTGGACGACTCCTACTCCACGGGCTCGTCGATCATGCCGCAGAAGAAGAACCCGGACATCGCCGAGCTCGCCCGCGGCAAGGCCGGCCGCCTCATCGGCAACCTGACCGGCCTGCTGACCACGCTCAAGGGCCTCCCGCTGGCGTACAACCGCGACCTCCAGGAGGACAAGGAGCCGGTCTTCGACTCGGTGCAGACGCTGGAGGTCGTCCTCCCCGCGTTCGCCGGGATGGTCGCCACGCTCCGCTTCCACACCGACCGGATGGCGGAGCTCGCGCCGCAGGGCTTCTCGCTCGCGACCGATGTCGCCGAGTGGCTGGTCAAGCAGCACGTCCCGTTCCGGAACGCCCACGAGATCACCGGCAGCCTGGTGAAGTTCGCGGAGGACAACGGCCTGGAGCTGAGCGACCTGACCGACGAGCAGCTCGCGGCCGTCTCGCCGCTGCTCACGCCCGAGGTGCGCTCGGTGCTGACCGTCGACGGCTCGGTGGCGAGCCGTACGGGCGCCGGCGGGACCGCTCCCGACCGGGTGGCCGACCAGCTCGCCGCCCTGACCGAGCGCGTCCGCGCACTGACCCGCGCTCTCGTCGCGACGCGACGGGACCTCGGCTGA